In Amycolatopsis methanolica 239, a single genomic region encodes these proteins:
- the nirB gene encoding nitrite reductase large subunit NirB, translated as MRTLVVVGNGMVSHRLVEALRAEDTEGAWRVVVLAEEPRPAYDRVALTSYVDGWDVQALTLSGSDYAGDDLVELRLGDPVTSVDRAAKKATTASGHVQAYDALVLATGSRPFVPPVPGHDLPGCFVYRTIEDLDAIRAAVEHAKATKRGRAAAMVVGGGLLGLEAAKALRDMGLSPHVVEMAPRLMPIQVDDGGGRLLRKLVTDLDLTVHTGTSAEKIEQDGDRLFTKLTNGTELDLDLVVFSAGVRPRDDLARSSGLAVGERGGIITDLACRTSDPDIWAVGECAAVEGRCYGLVAPGYTMAEIVAAQLLGRAGEFPGTDLSTKLKLMGVDVASFGDAHATTENSVEVVLSDAVGGYYKKLVVSEEDADGKRLLLGGVLVGDASAYNLLRPLVGSPLPADPAAMLGPEGGSSVVGVDALPDEAQICSCNAVSKGAITSAIHDEGCDSVAKIKGCTKAGTTCGSCVPMLAKLLDACGVEQSKALCEHFAYSRQELFQILSATRITTFGELIAKHGTGAGCEICKPAVASILATLDTTDRDGGHVLAGEQATLQDTNDHFLANMQRNGTYSVVPRIPGGEITPAKLKVIAEVAEEFGLYTKITGGQRIDLFGATVDQLPHIWRRLVDAGMESGHAYGKSLRTVKSCVGSTWCRYGVQDSVGLAVELELRYRGLRSPHKLKAGVSGCARECAEARGKDFGVIATEKGWNLYVGGNGGALPRHAELLASDLDKDTLITYIDRFLMFYVRAADRLQRTAPWIEEMDGGLDHLRAVIVDDKLGICEELDAAMAKHVENYADEWRGVLEDPEKLARFTSFVNAPGTPDPTISFRAEREQKVPVLLGVPEVVSR; from the coding sequence GCTCGCCGAGGAGCCGCGCCCGGCCTACGACCGGGTGGCCCTGACCTCCTACGTGGATGGCTGGGACGTCCAGGCGCTCACCCTGTCCGGTTCGGACTACGCGGGTGACGACCTCGTCGAGCTGCGGCTGGGCGATCCGGTCACGTCCGTGGACCGGGCGGCCAAGAAGGCGACCACCGCGTCCGGCCACGTCCAGGCCTACGACGCGCTGGTGCTGGCCACCGGCTCGCGGCCGTTCGTGCCGCCGGTGCCCGGCCACGACCTGCCGGGCTGCTTCGTCTACCGCACGATCGAGGACCTGGACGCGATCCGGGCCGCGGTCGAGCACGCGAAGGCGACCAAGCGCGGCCGCGCCGCGGCGATGGTCGTCGGTGGTGGCCTGCTCGGGCTGGAGGCGGCGAAGGCCCTGCGGGACATGGGCCTGTCGCCGCACGTGGTCGAGATGGCGCCGCGGCTCATGCCGATCCAGGTCGACGACGGCGGTGGCCGGCTCCTGCGCAAGCTGGTCACCGACCTCGACCTGACCGTCCACACCGGAACATCGGCGGAGAAGATCGAGCAGGACGGCGACCGCCTGTTCACCAAGCTCACCAACGGCACCGAGCTGGACCTGGACCTGGTGGTGTTCTCCGCCGGTGTCCGCCCGCGGGACGACCTGGCCCGCTCGTCCGGTCTGGCGGTCGGCGAGCGCGGCGGCATCATCACCGACCTGGCCTGCCGCACGAGCGACCCGGACATCTGGGCGGTCGGCGAGTGCGCCGCGGTCGAGGGCCGCTGCTACGGCCTGGTCGCGCCGGGCTACACGATGGCCGAGATCGTCGCCGCGCAGCTGCTCGGCCGGGCCGGCGAGTTCCCGGGCACGGACCTGTCCACCAAGCTCAAGCTGATGGGCGTGGACGTGGCCAGCTTCGGCGACGCGCACGCCACCACGGAGAACTCGGTCGAGGTCGTGCTCTCCGACGCCGTCGGCGGGTACTACAAGAAGCTCGTGGTGTCCGAAGAGGACGCGGACGGCAAGCGCCTGCTGCTGGGCGGTGTCCTGGTCGGCGACGCGAGCGCGTACAACCTGCTCCGGCCGCTGGTCGGCAGCCCGCTGCCAGCCGACCCGGCCGCGATGCTGGGCCCCGAGGGCGGGTCCAGCGTCGTGGGTGTGGACGCGCTGCCGGACGAGGCGCAGATCTGCTCGTGCAACGCGGTCAGCAAGGGCGCCATCACCAGCGCCATCCACGACGAGGGCTGCGACAGCGTCGCGAAGATCAAGGGCTGTACCAAGGCGGGCACCACCTGCGGTTCGTGCGTGCCGATGCTCGCCAAGCTGCTGGACGCCTGCGGGGTCGAGCAGTCCAAGGCGCTGTGCGAGCACTTCGCCTACTCGCGCCAGGAGCTGTTCCAGATCCTCAGCGCCACGCGCATCACCACGTTCGGTGAGCTGATCGCCAAGCACGGCACCGGCGCGGGCTGCGAGATCTGCAAGCCCGCGGTGGCCTCGATCCTCGCCACGCTGGACACGACCGACCGCGACGGCGGGCACGTGCTGGCCGGCGAGCAGGCCACGCTGCAGGACACTAACGACCACTTCCTGGCGAACATGCAACGCAACGGCACCTACTCGGTGGTGCCGCGGATCCCCGGCGGCGAGATCACCCCGGCGAAGCTCAAGGTCATCGCCGAGGTCGCCGAGGAGTTCGGCCTCTACACCAAGATCACCGGCGGGCAGCGGATCGACCTGTTCGGCGCGACCGTGGACCAGCTGCCGCACATCTGGCGGCGGCTGGTGGACGCGGGGATGGAGTCCGGCCACGCGTACGGCAAGTCGCTGCGCACGGTCAAGTCCTGCGTCGGCTCGACCTGGTGCCGCTACGGCGTGCAGGACAGCGTCGGACTGGCTGTGGAGCTGGAGCTGCGCTACCGCGGCCTGCGCTCGCCGCACAAGCTCAAGGCCGGGGTTTCCGGCTGCGCCCGCGAGTGCGCGGAGGCCCGCGGCAAGGACTTCGGCGTGATCGCCACCGAGAAGGGCTGGAACCTCTACGTCGGCGGCAACGGCGGCGCCCTGCCGCGCCACGCCGAGCTGCTGGCCTCCGACCTGGACAAGGACACGCTGATCACCTACATCGACCGGTTCCTGATGTTCTACGTCCGCGCCGCCGACCGCCTGCAGCGCACCGCGCCGTGGATCGAGGAGATGGACGGCGGGCTGGACCACCTGCGCGCGGTGATCGTCGACGACAAGCTCGGCATCTGCGAGGAGCTGGACGCCGCGATGGCCAAGCACGTGGAGAACTATGCCGACGAGTGGCGCGGCGTGCTGGAGGACCCGGAGAAGCTCGCCCGGTTCACGTCGTTCGTCAACGCGCCGGGCACGCCCGACCCGACCATCTCGTTCCGCGCGGAGCGAGAGCAGAAAGTGCCCGTCCTGCTGGGTGTCCCGGAGGTGGTTTCCCGATGA
- the nirD gene encoding nitrite reductase small subunit NirD has protein sequence MTAVEEKRATEVVEICRFDRLIPGRGVAALLPGGRQVAIFRTVTDDVFALSNVDPFTKAAVLSRGIIGDVKGVPHVASPMLKHRFELATGYSLEDETVAVRTYPVRVTEGMVYIQP, from the coding sequence ATGACCGCGGTGGAGGAGAAGCGCGCCACGGAGGTGGTCGAGATCTGCCGGTTCGACCGGTTGATCCCCGGCCGCGGGGTGGCCGCGCTGCTGCCCGGCGGACGGCAGGTGGCGATCTTCCGCACCGTCACCGACGACGTCTTCGCGCTGTCCAATGTGGATCCGTTTACCAAGGCCGCCGTGCTGTCCCGCGGGATCATCGGCGACGTCAAGGGTGTGCCGCACGTCGCATCGCCCATGCTGAAACACCGTTTCGAGCTGGCCACGGGCTACTCTCTGGAGGACGAAACGGTGGCTGTGCGGACGTATCCCGTGCGGGTGACCGAGGGCATGGTGTACATCCAACCATGA
- a CDS encoding uroporphyrinogen-III synthase: MIDSSGILPLAGFAVGITAARRADELGALLVRKGATVRYGPAIRIVPLADDTELHAATVRMLEEPVDVVVATTGIGFRGWVEAAEGWGLGEALVGQLGKASLLARGPKARGAIRAAGLSEIYSPASESSAELLQHLLESGVEGRRIAVQLHGEPLPYFVESLREAGAEVIEVPVYRWVGPSDPGPLDRLIDAVLDGSVDALPFTSAPAAASALAMAKRTGRLAALVEALTHRVLVACVGPITAAPLAAVGIPTVQPERARIGALARTVAQALVERSPKLCAAGRLIELRGQAAIVDGQLCEVAPAPMAVLRALAREPGRVVSRRELTSALPSGGEEHAVETAIGRLRTSLGEGKLVQTVVKRGYRLAVER; encoded by the coding sequence ATGATCGATTCCTCCGGAATCCTCCCGCTCGCCGGTTTCGCGGTGGGCATCACGGCCGCGCGCCGCGCGGACGAGCTCGGCGCGCTGCTGGTGCGCAAGGGCGCGACCGTGCGGTACGGGCCGGCGATCCGGATCGTGCCGCTCGCCGACGACACCGAGCTGCACGCCGCGACCGTGCGGATGCTGGAGGAGCCGGTGGACGTGGTCGTGGCGACCACCGGCATCGGGTTCCGCGGGTGGGTCGAGGCGGCCGAGGGCTGGGGCCTCGGCGAGGCGCTGGTCGGCCAGCTCGGCAAGGCATCGCTGCTGGCCCGCGGCCCGAAGGCGCGCGGTGCGATCCGCGCGGCCGGGTTGTCGGAGATCTACTCGCCCGCCTCGGAGAGCAGCGCCGAGCTGCTCCAGCACCTGCTGGAGTCCGGTGTGGAGGGTCGGCGGATCGCGGTGCAGCTGCACGGCGAGCCGTTGCCGTACTTCGTGGAGTCGTTGCGGGAGGCCGGGGCCGAGGTCATCGAGGTGCCGGTGTACCGCTGGGTCGGGCCCTCCGACCCGGGGCCGCTGGACCGGCTGATCGACGCGGTGCTGGACGGTTCGGTGGACGCGCTGCCGTTCACCAGCGCCCCGGCCGCGGCGAGCGCGCTGGCGATGGCCAAGCGCACCGGGCGCCTCGCGGCGCTAGTGGAGGCGTTGACGCACCGGGTGCTGGTCGCGTGCGTCGGGCCGATCACCGCCGCCCCGCTGGCGGCCGTCGGGATCCCCACGGTGCAGCCGGAGCGGGCGCGGATCGGCGCGCTGGCGCGGACCGTGGCGCAGGCGCTCGTCGAGCGGTCGCCCAAGCTGTGCGCGGCCGGGCGGCTCATCGAGCTGCGCGGACAGGCGGCCATTGTGGACGGTCAGCTGTGCGAGGTGGCGCCCGCGCCGATGGCGGTGCTGCGGGCGCTGGCCCGCGAGCCCGGACGGGTGGTGTCCCGCCGGGAGCTGACGTCCGCCCTGCCCAGCGGCGGTGAGGAACACGCGGTGGAGACCGCGATCGGGCGGCTGCGCACGTCGCTCGGCGAGGGGAAGCTCGTGCAGA